Proteins from one Odocoileus virginianus isolate 20LAN1187 ecotype Illinois chromosome 29, Ovbor_1.2, whole genome shotgun sequence genomic window:
- the DRD5 gene encoding D(1B) dopamine receptor, which produces MHRWGGRAGDWSAEALGRERRPREQPGTEQAALARRPRPLGGGSLSASPAPNQTQPPPPPPPPPPPPPAGALPAAGNSPANTSRSPAPEGRTAATKPVALEDARGVPARSGDPPSAAHGERSPGLRDPLSCGSRGAIPRIPDGAARGAEGRSQDRAQPAFAAERDMLPLGRNGTSHRARSGQQQLAQGGAVGDSEGATLLGPAQVVTAGLLTLLIVWTLLGNVLVCAAVVCSRHLRAKMTNVFIVSLAVSDLFVALLVMPWKAVAEVAGYWPFGAFCDIWVAFDIMCSTASILNLCVISVDRYWAISRPFCYERKMTQRVALVMVGLAWTLSILISFIPVQLHWHRDKVGSRDGLDPPSNLANGTPWEEAGESDRSAENCDSSLNRTYAISSSLISFYIPVAIMIVTYTRIYRIAQVQIRRISSLERAAEHAQSCRSRDTCAPDTGLRASIKKETKVLKTLSVIMGVFVCCWLPFFILNCMVPFCNGHPESFLCVSETTFDVFVWFGWANSSLNPIIYAFNADFRKVFAQLLGCSHLCSRTQVETVNISNELLSYNQDTAFHQEIAAAYIHRIPNAVTPGDAEVDKEEEASPFDRMSRISQTSREGDPAGQSVWELSCEGEISLGKITPFTPNGFH; this is translated from the coding sequence ATGCATAGGTGGGGCGGGCGCGCGGGAGACTGGAGCGCCGAGGCGCTGGGGCGGGAGCGCCGGCCCCGGGAGCAGCCGGGGACCGAGCAGGCAGCGCTCGCCCGGCGCCCCCGCCCCCTCGGGGGCGGCTCGCTCTCCGCTTCTCCGGCTCCGAACCAGACAcagccgccaccgccgccgccgccgccgccgccgccgccaccggcTGGTGCGCTGCCGGCGGCCGGGAACAGCCCCGCGAACACCAGCCGCTCCCCGGCACCGGAGGGGCGCACCGCGGCCACCAAGCCGGTGGCACTTGAGGATGCGAGAGGGGTCCCGGCGCGCTCCGGGGACCCCCCCAGCGCAGCACATGGTGAGCGCTCCCCGGGACTCAGGGATCCCTTAAGCTGCGGTTCCCGGGGTGCCATCCCCCGGATACCTGATGGGGCCGCCCGGGGGGCGGAGGGCAGAAGTCAGGACCGCGCGCAGCCCGCCTTTGCCGCCGAACGCGATATGCTGCCTCTGGGGCGCAACGGCACCTCGCACCGGGCGCGGTCCGGGCAGCAGCAGCTGGCGCAGGGGGGCGCCGTGGGGGACTCGGAGGGGGCGACGCTGCTGGGGCCAGCGCAGGTGGTCACGGCCGGCCTCCTGACCCTGCTCATCGTCTGGACCCTGCTGGGCAACGTGCTGGTGTGCGCGGCCGTCGTGTGCAGCCGCCACCTGCGCGCCAAGATGACCAACGTGTTCATCGTCTCTCTCGCGGTGTCCGACCTCTTCGTGGCGCTGCTGGTCATGCCCTGGAAGGCGGTGGCCGAGGTGGCGGGTTACTGGCCTTTTGGGGCCTTCTGCGACATCTGGGTGGCCTTCGACATCATGTGTTCCACTGCCTCCATCCTGAACCTATGCGTCATCAGCGTGGACCGCTACTGGGCCATTTCCAGACCCTTCTGCTACGAGCGCAAGATGACCCAGCGTGTGGCCTTGGTCATGGTCGGCCTGGCGTGGACCTTGTCCATCCTCATCTCCTTCATCCCAGTCCAGCTCCATTGGCACAGGGACAAAGTGGGCTCCAGGGATGGGCTGGACCCTCCATCCAACCTGGCCAACGGGACGCCTTGGGAGGAAGCCGGGGAGTCGGATAGGAGTGCGGAGAACTGCGACTCCAGCCTGAACCGAACTTACGCCATCTCATCCTCGCTCATCAGCTTCTACATCCCGGTGGCCATCATGATTGTGACTTATACGCGCATCTACCGCATTGCTCAGGTGCAGATCCGTAGGATCTCCTCCCTGGAGAGGGCCGCGGAGCACGCACAGAGCTGCCGCAGCCGCGACACCTGCGCACCTGACACGGGCCTCCGGGCATCCATCAAGAAGGAGACCAAGGTCCTCAAAACCCTATCGGTGATCATGGGGGTCTTCGTGTGCTGCTGGCTGCCCTTCTTCATCCTTAACTGCATGGTCCCCTTCTGCAACGGACACCCCGAGAGCTTCCTCTGCGTCAGCGAGACCACCTTCGACGTCTTCGTCTGGTTCGGCTGGGCCAACTCCTCCCTCAACCCCATCATCTACGCCTTCAACGCTGACTTCCGGAAGGTGTTCGCCCAACTGCTGGGGTGCAGTCACCTGTGCTCCCGCACTCAGGTGGAGACGGTGAACATCAGCAACGAGCTCCTCTCCTACAACCAGGACACCGCCTTCCACCAGGAGATCGCAGCTGCCTACATCCATCGGATCCCCAACGCGGTGACCCCGGGGGACGCAGAGGTGGACAAGGAGGAGGAGGCAAGCCCTTTCGATCGAATGTCCCGAATCTCTCAGACGTCCCGGGAGGGTGACCCTGCTGGCCAGTCGGTCTGGGAGCTGAGCTGCGAGGGGGAGATTTCGTTGGGCAAAATCACACCTTTCACCCCAAATGGATTCCATTAA